In one window of Ruminococcus albus AD2013 DNA:
- a CDS encoding glycoside hydrolase family 9 protein: MDKKYFDSSAAEIKYTPFGIFVDQAGYTPDRRKIAVMPFDAEDFTVCDDKGDTVFEGKTVYFGYDEDSGDTVRTADFSELKTEGIYRVHAGGRTSALFRIGSDAYDKLLYDISKAYYYLRCGCALEPEYAGVYHHKPCHCSAATLYEDSSVTLDVSGGWHDAGDYGRYVTAGAVAAAHLLYAYKLFPNVFDGLKLDIPDGGMPDILTEIRYELEWLLKMQREDGGVYHKVTTMHHAPFIMPEEDNAPIVVFPVSSMAVADFVAVTALASGIYKKFDNNFAETLCKAAKKSADWLEEHPEFIGFKNPEGCNTGGYYERDDNSNRYWAYSEMYALTGDTLYKDKMLAQMEKDFPLTEFGYGEVGGLGSLAYLLAERGSYDETADKLKKTFADQAEVLKKLSAKSGYGLALERSGYHWGSNMTVMKNGMIFAVNCLLNGDKSAKEYAANQLDYLMGKNALGISYVSGTGEFRVNELHLRPAFADGIDECMPGMVSGGPNKGLNDPFAQAVIPSDTPPMKCFADLAASYSMNEITIYWNSPAVFVLAFLK; the protein is encoded by the coding sequence ATGGATAAGAAATATTTTGACAGCTCAGCTGCTGAGATAAAATATACGCCTTTCGGTATATTTGTGGATCAGGCGGGGTATACTCCCGACCGCAGAAAGATAGCGGTCATGCCTTTTGATGCTGAGGATTTCACGGTATGTGATGATAAGGGTGATACTGTCTTTGAGGGCAAGACCGTTTATTTCGGCTATGATGAGGATTCGGGAGATACAGTTCGTACTGCTGATTTTTCCGAACTTAAAACAGAGGGAATATACCGTGTTCACGCAGGCGGCAGGACTTCTGCGCTTTTCAGGATAGGCAGCGATGCTTATGACAAGCTGTTGTATGATATCTCGAAAGCATACTACTATCTGCGGTGCGGTTGCGCCCTTGAACCCGAATATGCGGGCGTATATCACCACAAGCCATGCCATTGTTCGGCAGCTACACTGTATGAAGACAGCAGTGTCACGCTTGATGTTTCGGGCGGCTGGCATGATGCGGGAGATTACGGCAGATACGTTACAGCGGGGGCAGTAGCGGCGGCGCATCTGCTTTATGCTTACAAGCTTTTTCCGAATGTCTTTGACGGGCTGAAACTGGATATCCCCGATGGAGGTATGCCTGATATCCTCACCGAGATACGTTATGAGCTTGAATGGCTGCTGAAAATGCAGCGTGAGGACGGCGGGGTGTACCATAAGGTCACGACCATGCATCACGCGCCCTTTATCATGCCTGAAGAGGATAACGCTCCGATTGTGGTGTTCCCTGTGTCATCGATGGCTGTGGCTGACTTTGTAGCTGTCACTGCCCTTGCAAGCGGGATATATAAAAAGTTCGACAATAACTTCGCGGAGACTCTGTGCAAAGCGGCGAAAAAATCTGCCGACTGGCTGGAAGAACACCCTGAGTTTATAGGCTTTAAAAATCCCGAGGGCTGCAATACGGGCGGATACTATGAGCGTGACGATAACTCGAACAGGTATTGGGCTTATTCCGAGATGTACGCGCTGACGGGGGATACATTATATAAAGACAAGATGCTGGCGCAGATGGAGAAGGATTTCCCGCTGACAGAATTCGGCTACGGAGAGGTTGGCGGACTCGGTTCGCTGGCTTACCTGCTGGCAGAGCGGGGAAGTTACGATGAAACCGCGGATAAGTTGAAAAAGACTTTTGCCGATCAGGCGGAAGTACTTAAAAAGCTTTCGGCAAAAAGCGGATACGGTCTGGCGCTTGAACGAAGCGGTTATCACTGGGGAAGCAATATGACTGTCATGAAAAACGGCATGATTTTCGCTGTGAACTGTCTGCTGAACGGAGATAAATCAGCAAAGGAATATGCGGCTAACCAGCTTGATTACCTGATGGGCAAAAATGCTCTGGGTATAAGCTATGTATCCGGCACGGGAGAATTCCGTGTGAACGAACTGCATCTTCGTCCTGCATTTGCTGACGGCATAGATGAATGTATGCCCGGCATGGTATCGGGCGGCCCTAACAAGGGGCTGAATGATCCCTTTGCACAGGCAGTGATACCGTCGGATACTCCGCCTATGAAATGTTTTGCAGATCTCGCCGCAAGCTACTCTATGAACGAGATCACGATATACTGGAACTCGCCTGCGGTGTTTGTGCTGGCGTTTCTGAAGTAA